Proteins encoded in a region of the Saccharothrix ecbatanensis genome:
- a CDS encoding pirin family protein: MSNVETDPSELICENTSGVAAVEVLEPRDVPLGGPRAMTVRRTLPRRQRSMIGAWCFADHYGPDDVSVSGGMDVAPHPHTGLQTASWLFSGEIEHRDSLGTHAMVRPGELNLMTAGHGICHSEVSTATTTVLHGVQLWIALPDAHRDTPPAFEHYVPGVVTLDGATARVFLGTVAGETSPVRTFTPLLGAEILLEPGARLTLDVDTAFEHGVLVDVGAVELAGTPLARGTLGHVGVGTAGLRLVNVADTPARVILLGGEPLGEDLVMWWNFVGRSHDEIVRYREQWQQESERFGRVGGYAGDRLPAPPMPTARLRPRTRP, from the coding sequence ATGAGCAACGTGGAAACGGACCCGTCCGAGCTGATCTGCGAGAACACGTCCGGCGTCGCGGCGGTCGAGGTGCTGGAACCGCGGGACGTCCCGCTGGGCGGGCCGCGGGCGATGACCGTGCGGCGCACGCTGCCGAGGCGTCAGCGCTCCATGATCGGCGCGTGGTGCTTCGCCGACCACTACGGGCCCGACGACGTCTCGGTCAGCGGCGGCATGGACGTCGCGCCGCACCCGCACACCGGTCTCCAGACCGCGAGCTGGCTGTTCAGCGGCGAGATCGAGCACCGCGACAGCCTGGGCACGCACGCGATGGTGCGGCCGGGCGAGCTGAACCTGATGACCGCCGGTCACGGCATCTGCCACTCGGAGGTGTCGACCGCGACCACGACCGTGTTGCACGGCGTGCAGTTGTGGATCGCGCTGCCCGACGCCCACCGCGACACGCCGCCCGCGTTCGAGCACTACGTGCCCGGCGTGGTGACGTTGGACGGCGCGACGGCGCGGGTGTTCCTCGGCACGGTCGCGGGCGAGACGTCACCGGTGCGCACCTTCACGCCGTTGCTGGGCGCCGAAATCCTGCTCGAACCCGGCGCACGGCTGACGCTCGACGTGGACACCGCGTTCGAGCACGGTGTGCTGGTCGACGTCGGCGCGGTGGAGCTGGCGGGCACGCCGCTGGCCCGCGGCACGCTCGGTCACGTCGGTGTCGGCACGGCCGGGTTGCGCCTGGTCAACGTCGCCGACACACCCGCACGGGTGATCCTTTTGGGCGGTGAGCCGCTCGGCGAGGACCTGGTGATGTGGTGGAACTTCGTCGGCCGAAGCCACGACGAGATCGTCCGGTACCGCGAGCAGTGGCAGCAGGAGTCGGAGCGGTTCGGCCGGGTCGGGGGCTACGCCGGTGACCGCCTGCCCGCACCACCCATGCCGACCGCCCGCCTCCGGCCGCGCACCAGGCCCTAA
- a CDS encoding hybrid sensor histidine kinase/response regulator, producing the protein MTTAQDDTDVTLARLLTAMREMKDGNFRRRLVVPKDGVTAEIAEVFNEIAERNQWLVGELVRVRQSVGQEGRLGERLTPSPATGGWATAADSVNGLIDDLTRPTAELSRVLAAVAEGDLSQEMVVDARGDVAALVESFNSMTATLRTFAGEVTRVAREIGTDGRLGGVAVVPGVAGTWKDLTDSVNFMSDNLTKQVRDIAQVATAVAQGDLSQQITVTVAGEMLELKDTVNTMVDQLSSFADEVTRVAREVGTDGRLGGQAQVPGVAGTWRDLTDNVNFMANNLTSQVRNIAQVATAVAQGDLSQKITVDARGEILELKSTINTMVDQLSSFADEVTRVAREVGTDGRLGGQAQVPGVAGTWRDLTDSVNFMAGNLTSQVRNIAQVTTAVAQGDLSQKIDVDARGEILQLKTTINTMVDQLSSFAAEVTRVAREVGSDGRLGGQAQVPGVAGTWRDLTDSVNFMAGNLTSQVRNIAQVATAVARGDLSQKITVNARGEIQELKDTINTMVDQLSSFADEVTRVAREVGTDGRLGGQAQVPGVAGTWRDLTDSVNFMANNLTAQVRSIAQVTTAVAGGDLSQKITVDARGEILELKSTINTMVDQLSSFADEVTRVAREVGTDGRLGGQARVPGVAGTWKDLTDNVNVMADNLSTQVRSIAAVATAVAGGDLSKKIAVEAKGEVAALADTINGMVDTLRAFADEVTRVSREVGTEGILGGQARVPNVAGTWKDLTENVNFMANNLTSQVRNIAQVTTAVALGDLSKKIDVDARGEILELKTTINTMVDQLSSFAQEVTRVAREVGTEGKLGGQAEVEGVSGTWKRLTENVNELAGNLTRQVRAIAVVATAVTAGDLTRQITVDASGEVADLKDNINRMIGNLRASTRANQEQDWLKTNLARLSGQMQGHRDLNAMASLVISELTPLVSAQHGAFFLVDPESHALDLTAAYGYTPRGKRPKRFMRGESLIGQVAVEKKTVLVTDVPPGYLEIGSGLGSAPPANLVILPIVFQGETLGVIELGSFGEFTEVHLDLLDQLKENIGVNLNTMLANARTDTLLVESQRLTEELRAGSVELEARARQLSSASKYKSEFMANMSHELRTPLNSLLILAKLLADNLDGNLNPKQVEFARTIHSSGTDLLQLIDDILDLTKVEAGHMQVQTDPVRVSDVVGYVEAMTSPLAAEKGLAFEVVVEPDVPSTLHTDEHRLQQILRNLLSNAVKFTHDGEIKLRMRLVEGSVAFDVQDTGIGIPSDKLSVIFEAFQQADGTTSRKYGGTGLGLSISRELAALLDGRLDVRSEPGVGSTFTLYLPLGDQGLVPPAPVEQEALPELLTPADSAPQSLVAPSELPPAPMRFHGEKVLIVDDDLRNVFALTSVLELHGLQVIYADNGITGVRALEQYDDVTLVLMDIMMPELDGNATMAAIRAMSRYADLPVIAVTAKAMKGDREKSLASGATDYVTKPVDTEHLLRLIAFYLGVEQD; encoded by the coding sequence GTGACGACCGCCCAGGACGACACGGACGTGACCCTGGCCCGACTTCTGACCGCCATGCGCGAGATGAAGGACGGCAACTTCCGCCGGCGTCTCGTCGTGCCCAAGGACGGGGTGACAGCCGAGATCGCCGAGGTCTTCAACGAGATCGCGGAGCGCAACCAGTGGCTGGTCGGCGAGTTGGTGCGGGTGCGCCAGTCGGTCGGCCAGGAGGGCAGGCTCGGCGAGCGGCTGACCCCGAGCCCCGCCACCGGTGGCTGGGCGACCGCCGCGGACTCGGTGAACGGCCTGATCGACGACCTGACCCGGCCGACCGCCGAGCTGAGCCGCGTGCTCGCCGCGGTCGCCGAGGGCGACCTGTCGCAGGAGATGGTGGTCGACGCGCGCGGTGACGTGGCCGCGTTGGTCGAGAGCTTCAACTCGATGACGGCGACGCTGCGGACGTTCGCGGGCGAGGTCACCCGGGTGGCGCGGGAGATCGGCACGGACGGCCGGCTGGGCGGGGTGGCGGTCGTGCCGGGGGTGGCGGGCACCTGGAAGGACCTGACCGACTCGGTCAACTTCATGTCCGACAACCTGACCAAGCAGGTCCGTGACATCGCGCAGGTGGCGACCGCCGTGGCGCAGGGCGACCTGTCCCAGCAGATCACCGTCACGGTGGCGGGCGAGATGCTGGAGCTGAAGGACACCGTCAACACGATGGTCGACCAGCTCTCCTCGTTCGCCGACGAGGTCACCCGTGTCGCGCGTGAGGTCGGCACGGATGGACGGCTGGGCGGTCAGGCCCAAGTGCCCGGCGTCGCCGGAACCTGGCGCGACCTCACCGACAACGTCAACTTCATGGCGAACAACCTGACGTCGCAGGTCCGCAACATCGCGCAGGTCGCGACCGCCGTGGCGCAGGGCGACCTGTCGCAGAAGATCACCGTGGACGCGCGCGGCGAGATCCTCGAACTCAAGTCGACCATCAACACGATGGTCGACCAGCTGTCGTCCTTCGCCGACGAAGTCACACGAGTCGCGCGCGAGGTCGGCACCGATGGACGGCTGGGAGGCCAAGCCCAAGTGCCCGGCGTCGCCGGAACCTGGCGCGACCTCACCGACTCCGTCAACTTCATGGCCGGAAACCTCACCTCCCAGGTCCGCAACATCGCCCAGGTCACCACGGCGGTCGCGCAGGGCGACCTATCGCAGAAGATCGACGTGGACGCGCGGGGCGAGATCCTCCAGCTCAAGACCACGATCAACACGATGGTCGACCAGTTGTCGTCGTTCGCGGCCGAGGTCACGCGCGTCGCCCGGGAAGTCGGCAGCGATGGACGGCTGGGAGGCCAAGCCCAGGTGCCCGGAGTCGCCGGAACCTGGCGCGACCTCACCGACTCCGTCAACTTCATGGCCGGCAACCTCACCTCCCAGGTCCGCAACATCGCGCAGGTCGCGACGGCGGTGGCGCGGGGCGACCTGTCGCAGAAGATCACGGTCAACGCGCGCGGCGAGATCCAGGAGTTGAAGGACACCATCAACACGATGGTCGACCAGCTCTCCTCGTTCGCCGACGAAGTCACACGGGTCGCCCGAGAAGTCGGCACCGACGGACGCCTCGGCGGCCAAGCACAAGTGCCCGGCGTCGCCGGAACCTGGCGCGACCTCACCGACTCCGTCAACTTCATGGCGAACAACCTCACCGCGCAGGTCCGGTCGATCGCCCAGGTCACCACGGCCGTCGCGGGCGGCGACCTGTCCCAGAAGATCACCGTGGACGCGCGCGGCGAGATCCTCGAACTCAAGTCGACCATCAACACCATGGTCGACCAGCTCTCCTCCTTCGCCGACGAAGTCACACGGGTCGCCCGAGAAGTCGGCACCGACGGACGACTCGGCGGCCAAGCGCGGGTGCCGGGGGTCGCGGGCACCTGGAAGGACCTGACCGACAACGTCAACGTCATGGCCGACAACCTGTCCACCCAGGTCCGGTCGATCGCGGCGGTGGCAACGGCGGTGGCGGGCGGCGACCTGTCCAAGAAGATCGCGGTCGAGGCCAAGGGCGAGGTGGCCGCGCTGGCGGACACCATCAACGGCATGGTGGACACGCTGCGCGCGTTCGCCGACGAGGTCACCCGGGTGTCCCGCGAGGTCGGCACCGAAGGCATCCTCGGTGGTCAGGCGCGGGTGCCGAACGTGGCCGGCACCTGGAAGGACCTCACCGAGAACGTCAACTTCATGGCGAACAACCTGACCTCCCAGGTCCGCAACATCGCCCAGGTCACCACGGCCGTCGCGCTCGGCGACCTGTCCAAGAAGATCGACGTGGACGCGCGCGGCGAGATCCTGGAGCTGAAGACCACCATCAACACGATGGTCGACCAGCTGTCGTCGTTCGCCCAGGAGGTCACGCGCGTCGCCCGCGAGGTCGGCACCGAGGGCAAGCTGGGCGGCCAGGCCGAGGTGGAGGGCGTCTCCGGCACCTGGAAGCGGCTGACCGAGAACGTGAACGAGCTGGCCGGGAACCTGACCCGGCAGGTGCGCGCGATCGCCGTGGTGGCCACCGCCGTGACGGCGGGCGACCTGACCCGGCAGATCACCGTGGACGCGTCCGGCGAGGTCGCGGACCTCAAGGACAACATCAACCGGATGATCGGCAACCTGCGCGCGTCCACCCGGGCCAACCAGGAACAGGACTGGCTGAAGACGAACCTGGCCCGGCTGTCCGGCCAGATGCAGGGCCACCGGGATCTCAACGCCATGGCGTCACTGGTGATCAGCGAGCTGACGCCGCTGGTGTCGGCGCAGCACGGCGCGTTCTTCCTGGTTGACCCGGAGTCGCACGCCCTGGACCTCACCGCGGCCTACGGCTACACGCCGCGAGGGAAGCGGCCCAAGCGGTTCATGCGCGGCGAGTCGTTGATCGGGCAGGTCGCGGTGGAGAAGAAGACCGTGCTGGTGACCGACGTGCCGCCGGGGTACCTGGAGATCGGCTCCGGGCTCGGTTCCGCGCCGCCCGCCAACCTGGTGATCCTGCCGATCGTGTTCCAGGGCGAGACGCTGGGCGTGATCGAGCTGGGGTCGTTCGGCGAGTTCACCGAGGTGCACCTGGACCTGTTGGACCAGCTGAAGGAGAACATCGGCGTCAACCTGAACACCATGCTGGCCAACGCCCGGACGGACACGCTGCTGGTGGAGTCGCAGCGGCTGACCGAGGAGCTGCGGGCCGGTTCGGTGGAGCTGGAGGCGCGGGCGCGGCAGCTGTCGTCGGCGTCGAAGTACAAGTCGGAGTTCATGGCGAACATGTCGCACGAGCTGCGGACGCCGTTGAACAGCCTGCTGATCCTGGCGAAGCTGTTGGCGGACAACCTGGACGGCAACCTGAACCCGAAGCAGGTGGAGTTCGCCCGGACCATCCACTCGTCCGGCACGGACCTGTTGCAGCTGATCGACGACATCCTCGACCTGACCAAGGTCGAGGCCGGGCACATGCAGGTGCAGACGGACCCGGTGCGGGTGTCGGACGTGGTCGGGTACGTCGAGGCGATGACGTCGCCGTTGGCGGCGGAGAAGGGGCTGGCGTTCGAGGTCGTGGTGGAGCCGGACGTGCCGTCGACCCTGCACACCGACGAGCACCGGTTGCAGCAGATCCTGCGGAACCTGCTGTCCAACGCGGTGAAGTTCACCCACGACGGGGAGATCAAGCTGCGGATGCGGCTGGTCGAGGGCTCGGTGGCGTTCGACGTGCAGGACACCGGTATCGGCATCCCGTCGGACAAGCTGTCGGTGATCTTCGAGGCGTTCCAGCAGGCGGACGGCACCACGTCGCGCAAGTACGGCGGGACGGGGCTGGGGCTGTCGATCAGCCGGGAGCTGGCGGCGTTGCTGGACGGGCGGCTGGACGTGCGGTCGGAGCCGGGCGTCGGGTCGACGTTCACGCTGTACCTGCCGTTGGGCGACCAGGGCCTCGTGCCGCCGGCGCCGGTGGAGCAGGAGGCGTTGCCGGAGCTGCTGACGCCCGCCGACTCCGCGCCGCAGTCGCTGGTGGCGCCGTCCGAGCTGCCGCCCGCGCCCATGCGGTTCCACGGCGAGAAGGTGCTGATCGTCGACGACGACCTGCGGAACGTGTTCGCGTTGACGAGCGTGCTGGAGCTGCACGGGTTGCAGGTGATCTACGCGGACAACGGGATCACCGGCGTGCGGGCGTTGGAGCAGTACGACGACGTGACGCTGGTGCTGATGGACATCATGATGCCGGAGCTGGACGGCAACGCCACGATGGCGGCGATCCGCGCCATGTCCCGTTACGCCGACCTGCCCGTGATCGCGGTGACCGCGAAGGCGATGAAGGGCGACCGCGAGAAGTCCCTCGCCTCCGGCGCCACGGACTACGTCACCAAGCCGGTCGACACCGAACACCTGCTCCGCCTGATCGCCTTCTACCTGGGCGTAGAACAAGACTAA
- a CDS encoding STAS domain-containing protein → MELQVRSEVRGDWTVVAVSGELDADTVPVLSDRLEESVGARLVVDLSGVPFMDTTGLSLMLDWHRRLDGAGGEFRMASMQPAVHKLFRLTELTEVMHIHETVESATTPTS, encoded by the coding sequence ATGGAGTTGCAGGTGCGCAGTGAGGTGCGGGGCGACTGGACGGTCGTCGCGGTGTCGGGAGAACTCGACGCGGACACCGTCCCCGTGCTGTCCGACCGCCTCGAAGAGAGCGTGGGCGCCCGGCTGGTGGTGGATCTGAGCGGCGTGCCGTTCATGGACACCACCGGTCTGTCCCTGATGCTCGACTGGCACCGGCGTCTGGACGGCGCGGGCGGCGAGTTCAGAATGGCGTCCATGCAACCGGCGGTGCACAAGCTGTTCCGGCTGACCGAGTTGACCGAGGTCATGCACATCCACGAAACCGTCGAGTCGGCCACGACACCCACGTCGTGA
- a CDS encoding ATP-binding protein, translating to MRNEPAAPVAVTLPASAGSSARARRVVGEAASAWGLSADVADDAALVVTELVSNAVDHAAGPVGLTVTRTESGVRIEVADRSSALPEPRPVRVDSARGRGLIIVAALSRSWGSEPTSDGKVVWAELAA from the coding sequence GTGCGCAACGAGCCAGCAGCGCCGGTGGCCGTGACGCTGCCCGCCTCGGCGGGCTCATCGGCGCGTGCCAGGCGGGTGGTTGGCGAAGCGGCGTCAGCCTGGGGTTTGTCGGCGGACGTCGCGGACGACGCCGCCCTGGTGGTGACCGAACTCGTGTCCAACGCGGTGGACCACGCGGCGGGTCCGGTGGGGCTGACCGTGACCCGGACCGAGTCCGGCGTGCGGATCGAGGTGGCCGACCGCTCGTCCGCGCTGCCCGAGCCGAGACCCGTGCGGGTCGACTCCGCCCGTGGCCGAGGGCTGATCATCGTGGCCGCGTTGAGCCGCTCGTGGGGCTCCGAGCCGACGTCCGACGGCAAGGTCGTCTGGGCCGAGCTCGCCGCCTGA
- a CDS encoding PP2C family protein-serine/threonine phosphatase: MAQGYRQGADTGLDLDAWRRVVDGFHEAVVVLDPEGVVRLVNPLAAVLIPEARPGSTLPEAVDHGRHQDLGGGWSAWYRGVDHYLDEAARRLSALTERADTLRAVVELAPAKHSVVVLPGVRGRLEWWRRTPAGDVAVARTTRQVAGTVAGFTDVLDRLVEHAELTDLGEGPWGTSGTGLAVPLTEGGALVCFDGTWNVDLLKRFAARAAAAMEASDRFVQQERTVDALRTNLLPATLPDVPGVRLARVYEPAHRRVLIGGDFYDVHPREDGSAAFVLGDVAGNGLEAAVHSGRVRQSLHTLLVVEQRPAHLLHLLNSALRAAGSRLFTTLVVGTMMPVQAGGLRLTLAAGGHPAPLVLRSDGRVDEVAVHGGIVGVLAEVRFHQTTVTLAPGETLLLYSDGLTEARKHGDREQLFGDVRLKAALAQCVGLPAEAVAQHVRQVAFEWLGETEHDDLTLLVLQAES; the protein is encoded by the coding sequence ATGGCCCAGGGCTACCGGCAAGGCGCCGACACGGGCCTCGACCTCGACGCGTGGCGTCGTGTGGTCGACGGCTTCCACGAGGCCGTCGTCGTGCTGGACCCTGAGGGCGTCGTCCGGCTGGTCAACCCGCTCGCGGCCGTGCTGATCCCGGAGGCACGGCCGGGCTCGACGCTGCCGGAGGCCGTCGACCACGGCCGTCACCAGGACCTGGGCGGCGGGTGGAGCGCCTGGTACCGGGGTGTGGACCACTACCTGGACGAGGCCGCGCGGCGGTTGTCGGCGCTCACGGAACGTGCCGACACGTTGCGCGCGGTGGTCGAGTTGGCCCCCGCGAAGCACAGCGTCGTGGTGCTGCCGGGGGTGCGTGGACGCCTGGAGTGGTGGCGCCGCACGCCGGCCGGTGACGTGGCCGTCGCCCGCACCACCCGGCAGGTCGCCGGCACCGTGGCCGGTTTCACCGACGTGCTGGACCGGCTGGTCGAGCACGCGGAGCTCACCGACCTGGGTGAGGGCCCGTGGGGCACGTCCGGGACCGGCCTGGCCGTGCCGCTGACCGAGGGCGGCGCCCTGGTGTGCTTCGACGGGACCTGGAACGTCGACCTGCTGAAACGTTTCGCCGCACGGGCCGCGGCGGCGATGGAGGCGAGCGACCGGTTCGTCCAGCAGGAGCGGACCGTGGACGCGCTGAGGACGAACCTGCTGCCCGCGACGCTGCCGGACGTGCCGGGTGTCCGCCTGGCCAGGGTGTACGAGCCCGCGCACCGGCGGGTGCTGATCGGCGGCGACTTCTACGACGTCCACCCGCGTGAGGACGGCAGCGCGGCGTTCGTGCTCGGTGACGTGGCGGGCAACGGGCTGGAGGCGGCCGTGCACAGCGGTCGGGTGCGGCAGAGCCTGCACACCCTGCTCGTGGTCGAGCAGCGGCCCGCGCACCTGTTGCACCTGCTCAACTCCGCTCTGCGGGCGGCCGGCAGCCGCCTGTTCACCACCCTGGTCGTCGGCACGATGATGCCCGTGCAGGCCGGCGGGCTGCGCTTGACCCTCGCCGCCGGCGGTCACCCCGCGCCGCTCGTGCTGCGCTCCGACGGGCGGGTGGACGAGGTGGCGGTGCACGGCGGGATCGTCGGCGTGCTGGCGGAGGTGCGGTTCCACCAGACGACGGTGACGCTCGCGCCGGGGGAGACGTTGCTGCTGTACAGCGACGGGTTGACCGAGGCGCGCAAGCACGGTGACCGCGAGCAGCTGTTCGGGGATGTGCGGCTGAAGGCGGCGCTGGCCCAGTGCGTCGGGCTGCCCGCCGAGGCGGTGGCCCAACACGTCCGGCAAGTGGCGTTCGAGTGGCTCGGCGAGACCGAGCACGACGACCTGACCCTGCTGGTGTTGCAGGCCGAGTCCTGA
- a CDS encoding LysR family transcriptional regulator, protein MELRQLEYFVAVAEERNFTRAAERVHISQSGVSAQIRQLERELGADLFDRSARVVTLTVAGKAALEHARAALAAADAVSQAVGEVADLIRGTLTVGMVVGCTVTPLFDALATFHRAHPGVEISLLEDNSAQLVHAVRGGTVDLALIGAAGAIPEGLDALTIIDERLVAAVPNGHPLARSRRITLRDLVPHPIVCMPVGTGLRTVFDQACATQGLHPSIALQAGAADAIADLAARGLGIAILSDSMAAHYRDRLVALTITDVTTPALLALIWRNPRGPATRELVAHCRRAFA, encoded by the coding sequence ATGGAACTGAGGCAGCTGGAGTACTTCGTCGCGGTCGCCGAGGAGCGGAACTTCACCCGCGCCGCCGAGCGCGTGCACATCAGCCAATCCGGTGTCAGCGCCCAGATCCGTCAGCTGGAGCGTGAACTGGGCGCCGACCTGTTCGACCGGTCGGCCCGCGTCGTCACCCTCACCGTCGCGGGCAAGGCGGCCCTCGAACACGCCCGCGCCGCACTGGCCGCCGCCGACGCGGTCAGCCAGGCGGTCGGCGAGGTGGCCGACCTGATCCGCGGCACGCTCACCGTGGGCATGGTCGTCGGCTGCACCGTCACACCGCTGTTCGACGCCCTCGCCACGTTCCACCGGGCACACCCAGGCGTGGAGATCTCCCTGCTGGAGGACAACTCCGCCCAACTCGTCCACGCGGTGCGCGGTGGAACCGTCGACCTGGCCCTCATCGGGGCCGCGGGCGCCATCCCGGAAGGACTGGACGCGTTGACGATCATCGACGAACGGCTGGTCGCGGCGGTCCCGAACGGCCACCCGTTGGCGAGATCACGGCGGATCACGTTGCGGGACCTGGTTCCCCACCCGATCGTGTGCATGCCGGTCGGCACCGGCCTGCGCACGGTGTTCGACCAGGCGTGCGCGACCCAAGGCCTGCACCCGTCGATCGCGCTCCAAGCCGGCGCCGCGGACGCCATCGCCGACCTCGCCGCCCGCGGCCTGGGCATCGCCATCCTCAGCGACTCGATGGCCGCGCACTACCGCGACCGGCTCGTCGCCCTGACCATCACCGACGTCACGACGCCCGCGTTGCTCGCCCTGATCTGGCGGAACCCCCGCGGCCCCGCGACCCGTGAGCTGGTGGCCCACTGCCGACGGGCCTTCGCGTAG
- a CDS encoding YnfA family protein: MTVVRSLLLFALAALAEIGGAWLVWQGVREHRGLLWIGAGVVSLGLYGFVATLQPDAHFGRILAAYGGIFVAGSLAWGVVVDKFQPDRWDYVGAAICLVGVAVIMYAPR, from the coding sequence ATGACCGTGGTCCGCTCGCTGTTGTTGTTCGCGCTGGCCGCGCTCGCCGAGATCGGTGGCGCCTGGCTCGTCTGGCAGGGCGTGCGCGAGCACCGCGGCCTGCTGTGGATCGGCGCGGGCGTGGTGTCGCTCGGCCTGTACGGGTTCGTGGCCACGCTGCAGCCCGACGCGCACTTCGGCCGGATCCTGGCCGCGTACGGCGGGATCTTCGTGGCCGGATCGCTCGCCTGGGGCGTGGTCGTGGACAAGTTCCAGCCCGACCGGTGGGACTACGTCGGCGCGGCGATCTGCCTGGTCGGCGTGGCTGTGATCATGTACGCGCCCCGTTAG
- a CDS encoding antitoxin, with amino-acid sequence MGIGDKFDDMKSKAKDALGQHGDKVDEGVDRAGQFADERTGGQHSDRIQQGTDKAKEGLGRFREQDQDQSLGQDEPLGGGQYVDPDQQR; translated from the coding sequence GTGGGTATCGGCGACAAGTTCGACGACATGAAGAGCAAGGCCAAGGACGCCCTCGGGCAGCACGGCGACAAGGTCGACGAAGGCGTCGACCGCGCCGGGCAGTTCGCCGACGAGCGGACCGGTGGCCAGCACTCCGACCGCATCCAGCAGGGCACGGACAAGGCGAAGGAGGGCCTGGGCCGGTTCCGCGAACAGGACCAGGACCAGTCTCTCGGTCAGGACGAGCCCCTCGGTGGGGGTCAGTACGTCGACCCCGACCAGCAGCGGTAA
- a CDS encoding YybH family protein → MSEYEKAMRPEDLTRLFVERSNAGDAAGVAALYEEDAVLAYPPGSRTEGREAIRALWEKVLANRPHFEPEPPLPTLISGDIALTATPPKDGSGARAQVVRRQPDGSWLRLLDQPEFTPPDRAGERG, encoded by the coding sequence ATGTCGGAATACGAGAAGGCCATGCGGCCGGAAGACCTGACCCGCCTGTTCGTCGAACGATCCAACGCCGGTGACGCGGCCGGAGTGGCGGCGCTGTACGAGGAGGACGCGGTGCTCGCCTACCCGCCGGGCAGCCGGACCGAAGGGCGGGAGGCGATCCGTGCGCTGTGGGAGAAGGTGCTGGCCAACCGCCCGCACTTCGAGCCGGAACCACCACTGCCGACGTTGATCAGCGGTGACATCGCACTGACCGCGACGCCGCCGAAGGACGGGAGCGGCGCACGCGCGCAGGTCGTCCGGCGTCAGCCCGACGGGAGTTGGCTGCGGCTCCTCGACCAGCCCGAGTTCACGCCCCCGGACCGCGCCGGTGAGCGTGGCTAG
- a CDS encoding peptidoglycan-binding domain-containing protein has protein sequence MVNVRIAALALVLIGSVGLAAPATAAPQAPPQAVALPTVDMEAVLKAAQIDPRRADSAITPGSGDSVLRVEQALDAKNFLASTYVDGHFGTRTIDAYAAYQRSLGYTGIDASGLPGPTSLRLLGETRYSVVRPVSAGSRVTYHNALMNTRTKAMLVEAERLLGRSLGVTQGSYNPGGVPGSAGTHDGGGALDISVSGMTATTRTAVARALRQVGFAAWVRTPAQGDWGYHIHAIALGDPDQSSGAQHQSGDYYLGFNGLANRAPDDGPVVTPKRTWEEYLRFR, from the coding sequence GTGGTCAACGTCAGGATCGCCGCACTGGCCTTGGTGCTGATCGGGTCGGTCGGCCTCGCCGCCCCCGCGACCGCCGCGCCACAGGCTCCACCGCAGGCCGTCGCACTGCCCACGGTCGACATGGAGGCCGTGCTCAAGGCCGCGCAGATCGACCCGCGCCGCGCCGACTCGGCCATCACGCCGGGCAGCGGGGACAGCGTGCTGCGGGTCGAGCAGGCCCTGGACGCGAAGAACTTCCTGGCGTCCACGTACGTGGACGGGCACTTCGGCACCAGGACCATCGACGCCTACGCGGCGTACCAGCGGTCCCTCGGCTACACCGGGATCGACGCCTCCGGCCTGCCCGGACCCACCTCGTTGCGCCTGCTCGGCGAGACGAGGTACAGCGTCGTCCGGCCGGTGTCGGCGGGCAGCCGGGTCACCTACCACAACGCGCTGATGAACACCCGGACCAAGGCGATGCTGGTCGAAGCGGAACGCCTGCTCGGCCGGTCTCTGGGCGTCACCCAGGGCTCCTACAACCCCGGCGGCGTGCCCGGTTCGGCCGGCACGCACGACGGCGGCGGCGCGCTGGACATCTCCGTGTCGGGCATGACGGCGACCACCCGGACCGCGGTGGCGAGGGCGCTGCGGCAGGTCGGTTTCGCGGCCTGGGTCCGCACGCCGGCGCAGGGCGACTGGGGCTACCACATCCACGCCATCGCGCTCGGCGACCCGGACCAGTCGTCCGGCGCCCAGCACCAGTCGGGCGACTACTACCTCGGCTTCAACGGCCTGGCCAACCGCGCGCCCGACGACGGGCCGGTGGTCACGCCGAAGCGGACGTGGGAGGAATACCTCCGTTTCCGCTAG